The Collinsella aerofaciens genomic interval CGCGGCCGTTGTTCGTCGCGCTAAAGGTGAACCGCTGCAGTACATCACCGGCAGCACGCAGTTTCGCATGATCGACGTCACGTGCGCCCCCGGCGTGCTCATTCCGCGTCCCGAGACCGAGATGCTCGTCGAGGAAGTCCTCAATTATCTGGATGCCGAGGTGCTGAGCCCCGAGGCTGCCGCCCGTCAGCGCGTTGAGCTGCCCTGGAACGATGAGGTTGAGGAGGCACGCAAGGCCGAGGCCGCGCTGGCAGACGAACGCGCGACCGCCGAGCGCCGTGCCGCTAACCTGACGGCCGCCGACGAGGCGGCGCTGGGCGGCGATGTGCTGGGCAGCCGTGCCTATGCCGAGGAGCTGGCCGACCGCGAGGCCGAGGAAGCCGCCGCGCAGGCAGCAGAAGCCGAAGCCGCGGAAGCCGCCGAGCCCGAGCTCGACGAATACGGCATCGCCATCGAGGGTGCCGACCAGGAGACGGCTTCAGCTCAGGATGCCGCTTCGCCTGCCCCAGCCGAGCCTCGCATCGCCCGCGTTCTCGAGGTCGGCTGCGGCACGGGCTGCATTTCGCTCTCCCTTGCCTGGGAGCGCCGCGGCCACATTACCTGCACCGCCACCGATATCGAGCCGCGCGCTATCGATTTGGCCACCAAAAACCGCGATGCGCTTGGCCTCACGTCCGACGAGGTCGCCTTTAGTCTCACCAACCTGGTGAGTTCTATTCCCCGCGAAGAGTGGGGCACCTTCGACGTGCTTGTCTCCAACCCACCTTACATCCCGACCGGCGTCATGCGCTCGCTGCCGCACGAGGTCAAGGATTTTGAGCCCGACCTGGCGCTCGAGGGCGGCGCCGACGGCCTCGATATCTTCCGCCGCCTGCTCAATGCGGCGCCTTACATGCTGCGCGCCGGCGGCCTGTTTGCCTGCGAGCTCTACGAGGGTGCCCTCGATGCCGCGGCCGAGCTCTGTCGCCAGGCAGGCCTTTCGGACGTGCGTATCGTCCATGACCTCACCGATCGCCCCCGCATCGTCCGAGCCATCGTCACCGAGCCCAAACAGCGCCAGTAATATTTATTAACTGGTTAGCAAAAATTATAAAGTAGTTTATAATTAGGACGGCTGAAAGAGGTCGGCCCATGCAACCTCCTACCTTTCGGGAAATCATTGCCCTACTCAAGCACGATGGATTCGTGAAGGTCGCGCAAGTCGGTAGTCATGCTAAGTATGTTTCTGGTGACCGTGTTGTCACCGTGAACGGCTCTGGTGGTGATCGACCAAAGAAGGGCACGTGGGCAAGTATTCGTCGCCAAGCTGAATGGTAGTTGGAGGCAAAATGAGGCAGCGATTTACCTATGACTGCGTTCTCATAAAAGAAGACGACGGTTACTGCGCCAGTTTCCCGCAGATTCCCGGCGCCTTTGCCGATGGCGATACGCGCGAAGAAGCGATTGCCCATGCCACCGAGGCACTGATGGCGTTTTTGGCCGACGACCTCAACAACGGTTTGACTCCGGCAGGGTACGAACGCTCGGCCGAGGTCGTGGCCCTTTCAGTCGAAATCGACCACGAGGACGCTCGGGAAGCGGCGTGCCGAACATTTAAAGACGCAGCGCTGGACCTCAAAGTCTCCGCTCCGCGGATTACCGCGCTGGTCAAAGCCGGAAAGCTCGATGTTGAACTTGTCGACGGCCGTCGGATGATAACGATAGACAGCATCGAGCGCTACGCCGCCCAAGAACGCCACGCCGGCAGGCCAAAGAAGTTCGTCGCAGTCCAATAACCCCCTCACTTTCACCGACTACTAGAGCCGCTCACCAAACCAACATGCGCTCTGGGCAAATAGGTTGAACGTTTCGTGCGAGAATGCCCCACAGTAAACAAACTTGCACCAGAGCGTAAGGGGCTGGCATACACATGCAGACGGTCTATCGGGTATACGAGGGAGCGCGCGAGCCGCATCGGCTTGCAGTCGAGCGCACGGCCGAGCTACTCGGTCGCGGCGGCCTGGCGC includes:
- a CDS encoding HemK/PrmC family methyltransferase, which codes for MANEIWTIKRCLEWTKEYLAERGEEHPRLSAEWLLCAATGLARIDLYMRMDETLNAAQLETMHAAVVRRAKGEPLQYITGSTQFRMIDVTCAPGVLIPRPETEMLVEEVLNYLDAEVLSPEAAARQRVELPWNDEVEEARKAEAALADERATAERRAANLTAADEAALGGDVLGSRAYAEELADREAEEAAAQAAEAEAAEAAEPELDEYGIAIEGADQETASAQDAASPAPAEPRIARVLEVGCGTGCISLSLAWERRGHITCTATDIEPRAIDLATKNRDALGLTSDEVAFSLTNLVSSIPREEWGTFDVLVSNPPYIPTGVMRSLPHEVKDFEPDLALEGGADGLDIFRRLLNAAPYMLRAGGLFACELYEGALDAAAELCRQAGLSDVRIVHDLTDRPRIVRAIVTEPKQRQ
- a CDS encoding type II toxin-antitoxin system HicB family antitoxin — encoded protein: MRQRFTYDCVLIKEDDGYCASFPQIPGAFADGDTREEAIAHATEALMAFLADDLNNGLTPAGYERSAEVVALSVEIDHEDAREAACRTFKDAALDLKVSAPRITALVKAGKLDVELVDGRRMITIDSIERYAAQERHAGRPKKFVAVQ
- a CDS encoding type II toxin-antitoxin system HicA family toxin, with translation MQPPTFREIIALLKHDGFVKVAQVGSHAKYVSGDRVVTVNGSGGDRPKKGTWASIRRQAEW